A part of Magnetospirillum sp. ME-1 genomic DNA contains:
- the lysA gene encoding diaminopimelate decarboxylase, whose translation MNHFHYSNGELFAEDVAIARIAREVGTPFYCYSTKTLERHYTVFAEALAAAGLDSTICFALKSNPNVAVVRTFAQLGAGADVVSEGELRQALAAGVPPARIVFSGVGKTRHELEFAVAKGIFQINVESEPELEMLSEIAAARGQVMPIAIRVNPDVDAGTHAKITTGKKENKFGIEWTRAREVYARAHTLPGVEPVAIACHIGSQLTELAPFREAFIRVRDLVAMLRADGIDIRRLDLGGGLGVPYDDETPPEPKAYAQVIRETLGDLGCRFVFEPGRLLVGNAGIMVSSIIRVKEGSTRTFLIVDAAMNDLARPSLYDAYHSIFPVAEPKAGAVLAEADVVGPVCETGDTFARQRRLPPMRAGDLLAFGTAGAYGAAMSSTYNTRPLIPEVLVKGGGYAVIRARPSYEDMRSLESLPGWLSDG comes from the coding sequence ATGAACCACTTCCATTACTCGAACGGCGAGCTGTTCGCCGAGGACGTCGCCATCGCCCGCATCGCCCGCGAGGTCGGCACGCCGTTCTATTGCTACTCCACCAAGACGCTGGAACGGCACTACACCGTGTTCGCCGAGGCGCTTGCCGCCGCCGGGCTGGACTCCACCATCTGCTTCGCCCTCAAATCCAATCCCAACGTGGCGGTGGTCCGCACCTTTGCTCAATTAGGGGCAGGCGCCGACGTGGTCAGCGAGGGCGAGCTGCGCCAGGCCCTGGCCGCCGGGGTGCCGCCGGCCCGCATCGTGTTCTCGGGCGTGGGCAAGACCCGGCACGAGCTGGAATTCGCCGTGGCCAAGGGCATCTTCCAGATCAACGTGGAATCCGAGCCCGAGCTGGAGATGCTGTCCGAGATCGCGGCGGCACGCGGCCAGGTGATGCCCATCGCCATCCGGGTCAACCCGGATGTGGACGCCGGCACCCACGCCAAGATCACCACCGGCAAGAAGGAAAACAAGTTCGGCATCGAATGGACGCGGGCCCGCGAGGTCTATGCCCGCGCGCATACGCTGCCGGGCGTCGAGCCGGTGGCCATCGCCTGCCACATCGGCTCGCAGCTGACCGAGCTTGCCCCTTTCCGCGAAGCCTTCATCCGGGTCCGCGATCTGGTGGCCATGCTCAGGGCCGACGGCATCGACATCCGCCGCCTGGACCTGGGCGGCGGCCTGGGCGTGCCCTATGACGACGAGACCCCGCCCGAGCCCAAGGCCTATGCCCAGGTGATCAGGGAGACCCTGGGCGACCTCGGCTGCCGCTTCGTCTTCGAGCCCGGCCGCCTGCTGGTGGGCAATGCCGGCATCATGGTGTCGTCCATCATCCGGGTGAAGGAGGGCAGCACGCGCACCTTCCTGATCGTCGATGCCGCCATGAACGATCTGGCGCGGCCCTCGCTCTACGACGCCTACCACTCCATCTTCCCGGTGGCCGAGCCCAAGGCCGGCGCCGTCCTGGCCGAAGCCGACGTGGTCGGCCCGGTCTGCGAGACCGGCGACACCTTCGCGCGCCAGCGCCGCCTGCCCCCCATGCGGGCCGGCGACCTGCTGGCCTTCGGCACCGCCGGGGCCTATGGCGCCGCCATGTCGTCCACCTACAACACTAGGCCGCTGATTCCGGAAGTGCTGGTCAAGGGGGGCGGCTACGCGGTGATCCGCGCCCGGCCCAGCTATGAGGACATGCGGTCGCTGGAAAGCCTGCCCGGCTGGTTGAGCGATGGCTGA
- a CDS encoding DUF3426 domain-containing protein — MLITCPACATNFSIPDSALGTSGRKLKCAKCAHKWFQTPLPMDDDTDLDLAGPSFAPPEPPMPDFSKVSAFNPVKDDTVFDAPRPSAAAADDDFDLDAPPVPSFANRLPPDEGMERAGEIDLMDDGPQPVPELFSTAASEGKKGTGMLWVLLVLLILGGLGGAGYYFQDHLVEAVPEAGELLGQAGLRREKPGAGLELRKAGTPERFVHNDTDVLVVRGIIANVTDRARPVPTMKLVLMDRNKQAVQEKLSQPPVTELASQGTVSFKIMLERPDPNAVEVVVVFVDAAEGKPAMAPPPVPAAPAPAPAPAPVVPPAPAADTAPVAPAAPAAPPAETKPAEAK, encoded by the coding sequence ATGCTGATCACCTGCCCCGCCTGCGCGACCAACTTCTCCATTCCCGACAGCGCGCTCGGAACCTCCGGGCGCAAGCTGAAATGCGCCAAGTGCGCCCACAAGTGGTTCCAGACGCCGCTGCCCATGGACGACGACACCGACCTGGATCTGGCCGGACCGTCCTTCGCACCGCCCGAGCCGCCCATGCCGGATTTTTCCAAGGTGTCGGCCTTCAATCCGGTCAAGGACGATACGGTGTTCGATGCGCCGCGTCCCTCGGCGGCGGCGGCCGACGACGATTTCGACCTGGATGCTCCGCCGGTTCCCTCCTTCGCCAACCGCCTGCCCCCCGACGAAGGCATGGAGCGGGCCGGCGAGATCGATCTGATGGATGACGGTCCCCAGCCGGTGCCCGAGCTGTTCTCCACCGCGGCGAGCGAGGGCAAGAAGGGCACGGGCATGCTGTGGGTGCTGCTGGTCCTCTTGATCCTGGGCGGATTGGGCGGTGCCGGCTATTACTTCCAGGACCATCTGGTCGAGGCGGTGCCCGAGGCCGGGGAATTGCTGGGCCAGGCGGGTCTGCGGCGGGAAAAGCCCGGCGCCGGGCTGGAACTGCGCAAGGCCGGCACGCCGGAACGCTTCGTCCACAACGATACCGACGTGCTGGTGGTGCGCGGCATCATCGCCAACGTCACCGACCGCGCCCGGCCGGTGCCGACCATGAAGCTGGTGCTGATGGACCGCAACAAGCAGGCGGTCCAGGAAAAGCTGTCGCAGCCGCCGGTTACCGAACTGGCCTCCCAGGGCACGGTCAGCTTCAAGATTATGCTGGAACGGCCCGACCCCAACGCCGTCGAGGTGGTGGTGGTCTTCGTCGACGCCGCCGAGGGCAAGCCCGCCATGGCGCCGCCGCCGGTTCCGGCCGCCCCGGCTCCGGCTCCGGCCCCCGCACCGGTCGTTCCGCCCGCTCCGGCGGCGGATACGGCCCCCGTGGCCCCTGCGGCTCCCGCCGCCCCGCCCGCCGAGACCAAGCCCGCCGAGGCGAAGTAG
- the argH gene encoding argininosuccinate lyase, which produces MTDTDKTKAASSMWGGRFAGGPAAIMQRINASIDFDKRLYAQDIRGSKAHCRMLVKQQILTQADGVLILEGLDKVLAEIEAGDFPFSHALEDIHMNVESRLAELIGEAAGRLHTARSRNDQVATDFRLWVRDAMDGMDGALHELLSALLDRAEEHAATVMPGFTHLQTAQPVTFGHHMMAYVEMISRDRSRLRDARARLNECPLGSAALAGTSFPIDREATARELGFARPMRNSLDGVSDRDFALEFMSASAICAVHLSRLAEELVIWTSAQFRFVTLSDAFTTGSSIMPQKRNPDAAELIRAKTGRVIGDLNALLIVMKGLPLAYSKDMQDDKEPVFEVADTMELAIAAMTGMVRDMTVNVDTLRAAAGAGFTTATDIADWCVRALKMPFRRAHHVAGSLVKLAEGKNCGLEDLTLAEMREIEPGITEEARAVLSVDSSVNSRTSLGGTAPARVREAVAAARLRLKEDVK; this is translated from the coding sequence ATGACCGACACCGACAAGACCAAGGCCGCGTCCTCCATGTGGGGCGGGCGGTTCGCCGGCGGCCCCGCCGCCATCATGCAGCGGATCAACGCCTCCATCGATTTCGACAAGCGGCTCTATGCCCAGGACATCCGGGGCTCCAAGGCCCATTGCCGCATGCTGGTCAAGCAGCAGATCCTGACGCAAGCCGACGGCGTGCTGATCCTCGAAGGGCTGGACAAGGTGCTGGCCGAGATCGAGGCGGGCGACTTCCCCTTCAGTCACGCGCTCGAGGACATCCACATGAACGTGGAATCCCGTCTGGCCGAGCTGATCGGCGAGGCGGCCGGGCGGCTACACACGGCGCGGTCCAGGAATGATCAGGTGGCCACCGATTTCCGCCTGTGGGTGCGTGACGCCATGGACGGCATGGACGGCGCGCTGCACGAGCTGCTCAGCGCCCTGCTCGACCGCGCCGAGGAGCACGCCGCCACGGTGATGCCCGGCTTCACCCATCTGCAGACCGCCCAGCCGGTGACCTTCGGCCACCACATGATGGCCTATGTGGAGATGATCTCGCGCGACCGCTCGCGCCTCCGGGATGCCCGGGCGCGGCTCAACGAATGCCCGCTGGGCTCGGCCGCCCTGGCCGGCACCTCGTTTCCCATCGACCGCGAGGCCACCGCCAGGGAACTGGGCTTCGCACGCCCGATGCGCAATTCGTTGGACGGCGTGTCCGACCGCGATTTCGCCCTGGAATTCATGTCGGCCAGCGCCATCTGCGCCGTGCATCTGTCGCGTCTGGCCGAGGAGCTGGTGATCTGGACATCGGCCCAGTTCCGCTTCGTCACCCTGTCGGACGCCTTCACCACCGGCTCGTCCATCATGCCGCAAAAGCGCAACCCCGACGCCGCCGAGCTGATCCGCGCCAAGACCGGCCGGGTGATCGGCGACCTCAACGCCCTCTTGATCGTCATGAAGGGCCTGCCGCTGGCCTATTCCAAGGACATGCAGGACGACAAGGAGCCGGTGTTCGAGGTGGCCGACACCATGGAGCTGGCCATCGCCGCCATGACCGGCATGGTGCGTGACATGACGGTCAACGTCGACACCCTGCGCGCCGCCGCCGGGGCGGGCTTCACCACCGCCACCGACATCGCCGACTGGTGCGTGCGCGCGCTCAAGATGCCGTTCCGCCGCGCCCACCACGTGGCCGGTTCCCTGGTCAAGCTGGCCGAGGGCAAGAATTGCGGCCTGGAAGACCTGACCCTGGCCGAGATGCGGGAAATCGAGCCCGGCATCACCGAGGAGGCCCGCGCCGTGCTGTCGGTGGATTCCTCGGTCAACAGCCGCACCAGCCTGGGCGGCACCGCGCCGGCCCGGGTGCGCGAAGCGGTGGCGGCGGCCCGTCTGCGCCTGAAGGAGGACGTCAAATGA
- a CDS encoding cation diffusion facilitator family transporter, which yields MSGHHHHHHDHGHAHGPARHDRAFALGIALNLGFVGLEAWWGVAANSLALLADAGHNLSDVLALVLAWAASGLERRAASHRRTYGLGRATIWASLINALALLLAVGGIGWEAIGRFGHPQPVQGGVVMAVAALGIVVNTGTALLFMKGASGDLNLRGAFLHMVGDAAVSAAVVVAALLIGLTGWWWLDPAISLGIAVIIAWSSLSLLKESVNLSLDAVPAAIDLDAVEHFLAGQEGVGGLHDLHVWPLSTSRAALTVHLVMERMPGDDSFLHRLADQLEHRFGIGHATIQLEHGSDGHACRLTEAH from the coding sequence ATGAGCGGTCACCATCACCACCACCATGATCATGGCCATGCCCACGGCCCGGCCCGGCACGACCGCGCCTTCGCGCTCGGCATCGCGCTGAACCTGGGCTTCGTCGGGCTGGAAGCCTGGTGGGGGGTGGCGGCCAATTCCCTGGCCCTGCTGGCCGATGCCGGCCACAACCTCTCCGACGTGCTGGCCCTGGTTCTGGCCTGGGCGGCCAGCGGCCTCGAGCGCCGCGCCGCCAGCCACCGGCGCACCTACGGACTGGGCCGCGCCACCATCTGGGCCTCGCTGATCAACGCCCTGGCCCTGCTGCTGGCGGTGGGCGGCATCGGCTGGGAAGCGATCGGCCGCTTCGGCCATCCCCAGCCGGTGCAAGGCGGCGTGGTCATGGCGGTGGCGGCGCTGGGCATCGTGGTCAACACCGGTACCGCCCTGTTGTTCATGAAGGGGGCAAGCGGCGACCTCAATCTTCGCGGCGCCTTCCTGCACATGGTCGGCGACGCCGCGGTGTCGGCGGCGGTGGTGGTAGCCGCCCTGCTGATCGGGCTGACCGGCTGGTGGTGGCTGGACCCGGCCATCAGCCTCGGCATCGCCGTGATCATCGCCTGGAGCAGCCTGTCGCTCCTGAAGGAATCGGTGAATCTCAGCCTGGACGCGGTGCCGGCCGCCATCGATCTGGACGCGGTCGAGCATTTCCTGGCCGGCCAGGAGGGCGTCGGCGGGCTGCATGACCTGCATGTCTGGCCGCTGTCCACCAGCCGGGCGGCGCTGACCGTCCATCTGGTGATGGAGCGGATGCCCGGGGACGATTCCTTCCTGCACCGGCTGGCCGACCAGCTGGAACACCGTTTCGGCATCGGCCACGCCACCATCCAGCTGGAACATGGCAGTGACGGGCATGCCTGCCGCCTGACCGAGGCTCATTGA
- the lptM gene encoding LPS translocon maturation chaperone LptM, producing the protein MMMRSILVVALVVALAACGRKGMPERPDDAVYPRDYPYTPLPAEPKKKTPDPTTNSAY; encoded by the coding sequence ATGATGATGCGCTCCATCCTGGTGGTCGCCCTGGTCGTCGCCCTGGCCGCCTGCGGCCGCAAGGGCATGCCCGAGCGGCCCGACGACGCGGTCTATCCCCGCGACTACCCCTATACCCCCCTGCCGGCGGAACCGAAGAAAAAGACCCCCGATCCGACCACCAATTCCGCCTACTGA
- a CDS encoding DUF4175 domain-containing protein, with protein MTSLSHKLRLARLALLWERAWPPVAAALSLLALFLALALFDLGPLLPFWLHAALAPAFALAILVLLGKAWRVRRPSDEEAARRLERDSGAAHQPLSTLADHLATGDEALWQAHRTRMEQEARRLRPGWPNPVLPFKDPLGLRFAALLLLIIAAAGARSDLSGRLARAVDPYTHRPALDSDTMEVWIVPPAYTGLSQTLLKPGQGAVAIPAGSLARAVTSWRGWGGSALSAGSGAAAFGDDGRAELTVTEGPSLDVRLGLRLAASWPISIRPDLAPEVTVAQPPKDDERGRLTLELDARDDYGLARAWVEVQPLDEAAEPLRLDLVLPGERVRQARLALRADLADHDWAGRKVRLAPKAEDGAGQVGEAPPFETTLPERLFRHPLARALVEWRRRLSDAPRLGPEIAEELRQILDEPQAFGGDRRVFLALSVTRHMLMGPGFERDRMRSLLWYAATRLEDGGLPAAEKRLEEARTRLERALAGKAEAGELSRLVHELEAALEQWMNALAELGLDESSLPPESGSQAMDLSDMLDQLRGLAETGDREGLRRRLEQMSRLMAEMGSGARGQKGDPAAAEAMRRLKDLTARQQDLLDKSFRKTPIPEEQDGEAPRRKPSPADRAEGRKAAQEQKALRQALDQLAKSLDQPPDFLAEAERSMRGAESSLDEGDWGDAAEQQAEAVKRLQDGARQMIERMEAARGKGSPALLPRDPFGRMLNGSTFADDGRTKVPGRSDTMRAREILQELRRRSGDPHRPEPEKDYLKRLLKPF; from the coding sequence ATGACCTCCCTCTCCCACAAGCTGCGTCTGGCCCGCCTCGCGCTGCTGTGGGAGCGGGCGTGGCCGCCGGTGGCGGCGGCCCTGTCCCTGCTGGCCCTGTTCCTGGCGCTGGCCCTGTTCGATCTGGGCCCGTTGCTGCCCTTCTGGCTGCATGCCGCCCTGGCCCCCGCCTTCGCGCTCGCCATCCTTGTCCTGCTGGGAAAGGCCTGGCGGGTGCGGCGCCCTTCCGACGAAGAGGCGGCACGGCGGCTGGAACGGGATTCCGGCGCCGCTCACCAGCCGCTCTCCACACTTGCCGACCATCTGGCCACCGGCGACGAGGCTTTGTGGCAAGCCCACCGCACCCGCATGGAGCAGGAGGCCCGGCGCTTGCGGCCCGGCTGGCCCAACCCGGTGCTGCCCTTCAAGGACCCTCTGGGCCTGCGCTTCGCCGCCCTGTTGCTGCTGATCATCGCCGCCGCCGGGGCTCGCTCCGACCTGTCCGGCCGGCTGGCCCGCGCCGTCGATCCCTATACCCACCGCCCGGCATTGGACTCCGACACAATGGAGGTGTGGATCGTGCCGCCGGCCTATACCGGCCTCAGCCAGACCCTGCTGAAGCCGGGCCAGGGCGCCGTCGCAATCCCGGCCGGCAGCCTGGCCCGCGCCGTGACCTCGTGGCGGGGCTGGGGCGGCTCCGCCCTGTCGGCGGGAAGCGGAGCGGCGGCGTTCGGAGATGACGGCCGCGCCGAGCTGACGGTGACGGAAGGGCCCAGCCTGGACGTCCGCCTGGGCCTGCGCCTCGCCGCCTCCTGGCCCATTTCCATCCGTCCCGATCTTGCGCCCGAGGTGACGGTTGCCCAGCCGCCCAAGGACGACGAGCGCGGCCGCCTCACCCTGGAGCTGGACGCCCGCGACGATTACGGCCTGGCGCGGGCCTGGGTGGAGGTCCAGCCCCTGGACGAGGCGGCCGAGCCGCTGCGCCTCGACCTGGTGCTGCCGGGCGAACGGGTGCGCCAGGCCCGGCTGGCGCTGCGCGCCGACCTGGCCGACCATGACTGGGCCGGGCGGAAGGTGCGCCTGGCGCCGAAGGCCGAGGACGGCGCCGGGCAGGTGGGCGAAGCGCCGCCCTTCGAAACGACCCTGCCCGAGCGCCTGTTCCGCCACCCCCTGGCCCGCGCCCTGGTGGAGTGGCGCCGCCGTTTGAGCGACGCCCCCCGGCTGGGGCCCGAGATCGCCGAGGAGCTGCGGCAAATTCTCGACGAGCCCCAGGCCTTCGGCGGCGACCGGCGGGTATTCCTGGCGCTCTCCGTCACCCGCCACATGCTGATGGGTCCCGGCTTCGAACGCGACCGCATGCGCTCGCTGCTGTGGTACGCGGCCACCCGCCTCGAGGACGGCGGCCTGCCCGCCGCCGAGAAGCGCCTGGAGGAGGCGCGGACCCGCCTGGAACGCGCCCTGGCCGGTAAGGCCGAGGCGGGCGAGCTGTCCCGGCTGGTCCACGAGCTGGAAGCCGCCCTGGAGCAGTGGATGAACGCCCTGGCCGAGCTGGGCCTGGACGAGTCCTCGCTGCCCCCCGAATCCGGGTCCCAGGCCATGGATCTGTCCGACATGCTGGACCAGCTGCGCGGGCTGGCCGAGACCGGCGACCGCGAGGGGCTGCGCCGCCGCCTGGAGCAGATGTCGCGGCTGATGGCCGAGATGGGATCGGGGGCGCGGGGGCAAAAGGGCGACCCCGCCGCCGCCGAGGCCATGCGCCGCCTGAAAGACCTGACCGCCCGCCAGCAGGACCTGCTGGACAAGAGCTTCCGCAAGACTCCTATCCCTGAGGAGCAGGACGGAGAGGCCCCCCGCCGCAAGCCGTCACCGGCCGACCGGGCCGAAGGCCGCAAGGCCGCCCAGGAGCAGAAGGCGCTGCGCCAGGCCCTGGACCAGCTGGCCAAGTCCCTGGACCAGCCTCCCGATTTCCTTGCAGAGGCGGAACGGTCCATGCGCGGCGCCGAATCCAGCCTGGACGAGGGCGATTGGGGCGACGCCGCCGAGCAGCAGGCCGAGGCGGTCAAACGCCTGCAGGACGGTGCCCGCCAGATGATCGAGCGCATGGAGGCGGCCCGGGGCAAGGGCTCGCCCGCCTTGCTGCCCAGGGATCCCTTCGGCCGCATGCTGAACGGCTCCACCTTCGCCGATGACGGCCGCACCAAGGTGCCCGGCCGTTCCGACACCATGCGGGCGCGGGAAATCCTGCAGGAATTGCGGCGGCGTTCCGGCGATCCGCACCGGCCGGAGCCGGAGAAGGACTATCTCAAGCGCTTGCTGAAGCCGTTCTGA